In the genome of Acetobacter oryzifermentans, one region contains:
- a CDS encoding amino acid permease, whose protein sequence is MDTKTSSSHPLQQTSEGYKQALGKRQIQMISIGGAIGTGLFLGAGSRLQAVGPSLAIVYLVCGIFSFLMLRALGELVMYRPTSGSFVSYALEFLGPRASYVAGALSFFSWAMTGIVDITAIALYMHFWGVFAAVPQWVMAFMALMVITSMNLIGVKWFGEMEFWFSLIKVAALLIFLVVGSAILGLRVPIDGHTTGLQLITEHGGLFPHGALPALALMQGVVFAYFGIEMIGTAAGECQNVREILPSAINNVIWRIIIFYVGTVTLLVLLLPWSSYQAGISPFVTFFSKLGIPGMDSVMNIVVLTAALSSLNSGLYSTGRVLRALALNGSAPRYLSYMNKQSVPAAAILTTVAIYLVGVGLNYLLPSQIFEIVINMASLGIISTWCFILLCQIKLRQAIKAGRIAPTGFAMPGAPFTSWLSIVFFLCILLLMALDYPTGTMSIAAIPLLALVLIIGWKTSDQKPQNIVPQTLSSVELTDDAGFPCAENNQVSKEHI, encoded by the coding sequence CAAGCTGTAGGGCCTTCTCTTGCAATAGTTTACCTAGTTTGCGGTATTTTTTCCTTCCTCATGCTCAGAGCACTAGGGGAATTGGTTATGTACCGGCCTACCAGCGGTAGTTTTGTTTCCTATGCGCTGGAATTTCTAGGGCCTCGTGCTTCTTATGTCGCAGGTGCGCTTTCATTCTTTAGTTGGGCCATGACAGGTATTGTCGATATTACTGCCATAGCCCTTTACATGCATTTCTGGGGTGTATTTGCTGCTGTTCCGCAATGGGTTATGGCGTTTATGGCCCTTATGGTTATTACATCAATGAATCTGATTGGTGTAAAATGGTTTGGCGAGATGGAATTCTGGTTCTCGCTTATTAAAGTTGCAGCACTTTTAATTTTTCTTGTTGTTGGAAGTGCTATTTTAGGCCTGCGCGTTCCGATTGATGGACATACGACTGGCCTACAGTTGATTACTGAGCATGGAGGCCTGTTCCCTCATGGGGCACTTCCTGCACTCGCCCTGATGCAAGGCGTTGTATTTGCCTATTTCGGCATTGAGATGATTGGCACTGCCGCTGGTGAATGCCAGAATGTACGCGAAATCCTGCCATCTGCCATTAACAATGTTATCTGGCGGATCATTATTTTTTACGTTGGCACTGTTACTCTCCTTGTGCTGCTTCTGCCATGGTCCTCTTATCAGGCAGGCATTAGCCCATTTGTTACATTTTTTTCCAAACTCGGTATTCCGGGGATGGATTCCGTTATGAACATTGTGGTGCTCACCGCAGCACTCTCCAGTCTAAACTCAGGCCTCTATTCCACAGGCAGAGTACTTCGGGCTCTGGCACTTAACGGTTCCGCACCACGTTACCTATCATATATGAACAAACAATCTGTTCCAGCAGCAGCCATTCTCACAACTGTTGCCATTTATCTGGTTGGTGTTGGATTAAATTACCTGTTGCCATCACAAATTTTCGAAATCGTAATCAACATGGCATCTCTGGGGATTATCAGCACATGGTGCTTTATTCTCTTATGCCAGATCAAATTACGTCAGGCCATTAAGGCAGGTCGTATTGCCCCTACGGGTTTTGCAATGCCCGGTGCCCCTTTTACATCTTGGTTAAGTATTGTGTTTTTCCTTTGCATTTTACTGCTGATGGCACTGGATTACCCAACCGGCACCATGTCTATCGCTGCCATTCCATTATTGGCTCTTGTGCTGATTATTGGGTGGAAGACCTCCGACCAGAAACCACAGAATATTGTTCCACAAACACTCTCCTCTGTGGAACTTACCGATGATGCAGGCTTTCCATGTGCGGAAAACAATCAAGTTTCCAAGGAGCACATTTGA
- a CDS encoding phosphoribosylanthranilate isomerase — MSSVRTGVKICGITEEAGLEACMKYGADWVGFVFFERSPRYINALRAKVLAAQVTDGIKKVGLFVRPDDADLERVLGQVDLDILQLYTTPERAVQIQDKFGLPVWLSIPVASQADLPQQSIVERLVIEPKPPVNATRPGGNAQRLNWDMLHGWKPAYLWMLAGGLNPENVGQAVATTGAAAVDVSSGVETAPGIKNPDAIARFIHNARTSAVG, encoded by the coding sequence ATGAGCAGCGTTCGGACAGGCGTAAAAATCTGCGGCATTACAGAAGAAGCCGGGCTGGAAGCCTGCATGAAATATGGCGCAGATTGGGTCGGCTTTGTTTTTTTTGAACGCTCTCCTCGCTATATAAATGCATTGCGGGCAAAGGTTTTAGCTGCCCAGGTTACAGACGGCATCAAGAAAGTCGGGCTCTTTGTACGCCCTGACGATGCTGATTTGGAACGCGTGTTGGGTCAGGTCGATCTAGATATATTGCAGCTTTATACAACGCCTGAACGCGCCGTGCAGATACAAGACAAGTTTGGGCTGCCTGTTTGGTTATCCATTCCAGTTGCCTCACAGGCTGACTTGCCACAACAAAGCATAGTGGAACGGCTTGTGATTGAGCCTAAGCCCCCAGTTAATGCAACACGCCCGGGTGGTAATGCGCAGCGCTTGAACTGGGATATGCTGCATGGTTGGAAACCTGCTTATTTGTGGATGTTGGCGGGGGGGCTAAATCCCGAAAATGTAGGACAAGCCGTTGCAACAACCGGAGCAGCAGCGGTGGATGTTTCATCCGGCGTTGAAACTGCGCCTGGCATTAAGAATCCGGATGCAATTGCGCGTTTTATCCATAATGCGCGCACTTCAGCCGTTGGTTGA
- the pyrF gene encoding orotidine-5'-phosphate decarboxylase: MSDTARQTGLIVALDTQDPAQAKAWAHAVQGVAGVIKLGMEFAYAAGFQAVADLAGQRPLFLDLKLHDIPNTVGAAVKALSHLRPRMLTLHAVGGAEMMKAARKACDEAFPEGERPLLLAVTVLTSMDDQALAEVGVPDDTRTQVLRLAHLAMKSGMDGLICSAHELKALREALGDKPVLVTPGIRPAGAAKGDQKRVMTPAEARAAGADWIVVGRPITQAADPAAAAAAIAAELAA; the protein is encoded by the coding sequence ATGTCTGATACAGCAAGGCAAACAGGTTTGATTGTGGCGTTGGATACGCAAGACCCGGCGCAGGCCAAGGCATGGGCGCATGCGGTGCAAGGTGTTGCGGGTGTTATCAAGCTTGGTATGGAATTTGCTTATGCAGCAGGCTTTCAGGCTGTGGCAGATCTAGCTGGGCAGAGGCCTTTATTTCTGGATCTTAAGCTGCACGACATTCCCAATACTGTGGGAGCCGCTGTAAAAGCGCTTTCTCATTTGCGCCCTCGTATGCTGACACTGCATGCTGTTGGTGGTGCAGAAATGATGAAAGCTGCACGCAAAGCATGTGATGAGGCTTTCCCGGAAGGAGAGCGCCCATTACTGCTGGCTGTAACTGTGTTGACCAGTATGGATGATCAGGCCTTGGCAGAAGTAGGTGTGCCGGATGATACGCGCACGCAGGTTTTGCGCTTGGCGCATCTGGCAATGAAGTCCGGGATGGATGGATTGATCTGCTCCGCGCATGAACTCAAGGCACTGCGAGAAGCTCTGGGTGACAAGCCTGTGTTGGTAACGCCAGGTATTCGGCCCGCAGGAGCAGCTAAGGGTGATCAGAAACGCGTTATGACGCCTGCGGAAGCACGCGCTGCCGGAGCAGACTGGATTGTGGTGGGAAGACCCATAACTCAGGCTGCAGATCCAGCAGCAGCAGCAGCAGCAATTGCTGCGGAACTGGCAGCATAA
- a CDS encoding lipopolysaccharide assembly protein LapA domain-containing protein, which yields MIRLIIVVPFLLALVVFSASNQDPLDMWLLTYSWKSSAGVLALLVAAVAFLLGAFCLWTAEFRQRRRARKAEQHVKELEAQLAQVQAVSSMPVAPAPVAIATPPVSPANGAEPHV from the coding sequence ATGATCAGGCTGATAATTGTTGTCCCATTCCTGCTGGCGCTTGTGGTGTTCAGTGCCAGTAATCAGGATCCGCTCGATATGTGGTTGCTGACATATAGCTGGAAGTCTTCAGCTGGTGTGTTGGCGCTGTTGGTAGCTGCTGTTGCCTTTTTGCTGGGAGCTTTCTGTTTGTGGACGGCAGAATTCAGGCAACGCCGGCGTGCGCGCAAGGCAGAGCAACATGTAAAAGAACTGGAAGCGCAGCTTGCCCAAGTGCAGGCCGTATCTAGCATGCCAGTGGCCCCAGCGCCCGTAGCCATAGCGACTCCGCCTGTTTCGCCTGCAAATGGAGCAGAACCACATGTCTGA
- a CDS encoding protein-export chaperone SecB, translated as MNTETADSLGGASHTSPAPSVMMGIQYVKSVEFQVLGAPAIYSRVTERPHLGVSVDVRAHQMGENQPNFEVELILRCQGHLPAQREGEEVVPLFDVNLTYAGIFTLQHATAETFETLLLIEAPRLLYPAARNMLATLCREAGFLPVIMQQIDFAALWRNRRAVG; from the coding sequence ATGAATACCGAAACTGCAGATTCACTTGGCGGCGCATCTCACACATCTCCTGCGCCGTCTGTTATGATGGGAATCCAATATGTTAAATCTGTTGAATTTCAGGTTCTTGGGGCACCAGCTATTTACTCACGCGTAACAGAACGCCCTCACCTTGGTGTTTCTGTAGATGTACGTGCCCATCAAATGGGTGAAAACCAGCCCAACTTTGAAGTTGAACTGATCTTGCGCTGTCAGGGGCACCTTCCTGCACAACGAGAAGGGGAAGAAGTTGTCCCCTTATTTGATGTGAATCTGACTTATGCAGGTATCTTTACGCTGCAACATGCAACAGCAGAAACCTTTGAAACCTTGCTTCTTATAGAAGCACCTCGGCTTCTTTACCCTGCTGCCCGCAACATGCTGGCCACTCTATGCCGGGAAGCAGGCTTCCTACCCGTTATCATGCAGCAGATTGACTTTGCGGCATTGTGGCGCAACCGCCGTGCTGTAGGCTGA
- the pdxA gene encoding 4-hydroxythreonine-4-phosphate dehydrogenase PdxA, which translates to MLALTQGDPAGIAPEITVKAWRILRESKLPFVFVGDPTLLEQHAPLQAVRYLEQGSDIFSHAIPVLPLRLATPASPGEPDRQNASSVIESIRLAVELAQNGEASAIITNPISKEVIQSAGFKHPGHTSYLAELCHVPGQEVMMLAGPSLKVVPVTVHVSLRHALEQLNTELIIKTARTVATGLKRDFGLKAPRIAVAGLNPHAGENGLMGHEEQQIIIPAIKALQKEGLNITGPMPPDTMFTPAARSHYDVALCMYHDQGLIPLKTLDMAEGVNVTLGLPIIRTSPDHGTAFDIAGQNKADPSSLVAAIRLAAQLAQNRRNAA; encoded by the coding sequence ATGCTTGCTCTAACACAAGGTGACCCGGCAGGTATTGCGCCTGAAATTACTGTAAAAGCATGGCGCATATTGCGCGAAAGCAAGCTCCCCTTTGTTTTTGTGGGAGACCCTACCCTTCTGGAGCAACATGCCCCATTACAGGCCGTGCGCTATCTGGAACAGGGATCGGATATCTTCTCCCACGCTATTCCCGTGCTCCCCCTCCGACTGGCAACACCTGCCTCTCCCGGAGAGCCAGACCGTCAGAATGCATCCAGTGTTATTGAAAGCATCCGTCTGGCCGTAGAATTAGCCCAGAATGGTGAAGCCTCAGCTATTATCACCAACCCTATCAGCAAAGAGGTTATTCAAAGCGCGGGCTTCAAACATCCGGGGCACACCAGCTATCTGGCAGAACTATGCCATGTGCCTGGACAGGAAGTGATGATGCTGGCTGGGCCCTCTCTCAAGGTTGTGCCTGTTACCGTACATGTCTCCCTCCGGCACGCACTGGAGCAGTTAAATACAGAGTTGATTATTAAAACAGCCCGCACAGTTGCCACTGGGCTAAAACGCGATTTTGGCCTGAAAGCCCCGCGCATTGCCGTGGCCGGATTAAACCCTCATGCGGGAGAAAACGGCTTGATGGGGCATGAGGAACAACAGATTATCATCCCAGCCATTAAAGCCTTACAGAAGGAAGGGCTTAATATTACAGGCCCCATGCCACCAGATACCATGTTCACACCCGCAGCACGCAGCCATTATGATGTGGCTTTGTGCATGTATCATGATCAAGGGCTGATCCCTCTTAAAACACTGGATATGGCAGAAGGTGTGAACGTAACGCTAGGGCTGCCCATTATCCGCACATCGCCCGACCACGGAACAGCCTTTGACATTGCGGGCCAGAACAAGGCAGACCCAAGCAGCCTTGTTGCTGCCATTCGGTTGGCCGCACAGCTTGCGCAAAACAGAAGGAACGCAGCATGA
- a CDS encoding pyridoxine 5'-phosphate synthase, translating to MTSAIRLGVNIDHVATIRNARGGTYPDPVAAALLAIQAGADGITAHLREDRRHIRDKDLERLRAEIAAPLNMEMAATEEMVGIALGLRPHACCLVPERREELTTEGGLNIAGQLETLTPKVQKLAQAGIRVSLFIDPSPAQIEAAAKTGAQVVELHTGAYAEGKAGELERLRAAAMQAASLGLEVHAGHGLTFENVGPIASLPELRELNIGHFLIGQAIFDGLAAVVQSMKRHIAEGTAL from the coding sequence ATGACTTCAGCTATCCGGCTTGGCGTCAACATTGATCATGTGGCCACCATTCGCAATGCACGTGGGGGCACATATCCAGACCCCGTTGCTGCGGCCCTGTTAGCTATTCAGGCTGGTGCAGATGGTATTACCGCCCATCTGCGTGAAGATAGGCGCCATATCCGTGATAAAGATTTAGAACGCCTGCGTGCAGAAATTGCGGCTCCCCTTAATATGGAAATGGCTGCAACAGAAGAAATGGTTGGCATAGCCCTTGGCTTGCGCCCCCATGCCTGCTGCCTTGTGCCCGAACGGCGTGAAGAACTAACTACAGAAGGCGGTCTGAACATAGCGGGGCAACTAGAAACACTTACACCAAAGGTGCAAAAACTCGCACAGGCAGGCATCCGTGTTTCACTGTTTATAGATCCCTCCCCCGCACAAATAGAAGCTGCCGCCAAAACAGGCGCACAAGTTGTCGAACTCCACACTGGCGCTTATGCAGAAGGGAAAGCGGGAGAACTGGAACGCCTGCGTGCCGCAGCCATGCAAGCAGCCTCTCTTGGGTTGGAAGTGCATGCTGGCCACGGGCTGACATTTGAAAATGTTGGCCCCATCGCCAGCCTGCCAGAACTGCGAGAACTCAATATTGGGCACTTTCTGATTGGACAGGCTATTTTTGATGGTCTGGCAGCCGTTGTGCAAAGCATGAAACGCCATATTGCAGAAGGCACGGCCCTTTAA
- a CDS encoding DUF6476 family protein, translating to MEEPQEYKTPKALLVAVIGMGVLIVVGVVVLAGVLIHRMSSKPTPPNLPPVALSDAAPSANLSTAHATLPAGEHLLSVTRVRDNVLALHVTEQGQDRILLWDVPTGQLRTGLDINAAH from the coding sequence ATGGAAGAACCACAGGAATACAAAACACCCAAAGCCTTACTTGTAGCCGTTATTGGCATGGGTGTGCTGATTGTGGTGGGTGTTGTGGTATTGGCAGGCGTACTTATTCATCGCATGAGTAGTAAACCCACTCCGCCCAACCTTCCGCCGGTTGCGCTATCGGATGCGGCTCCATCTGCCAATCTTTCCACGGCACATGCTACATTACCTGCGGGTGAACACCTGTTAAGCGTAACACGCGTGCGGGATAACGTATTGGCCCTGCATGTTACAGAACAGGGGCAAGACCGGATTCTGTTATGGGATGTGCCAACCGGCCAGTTGCGTACCGGGCTGGATATAAACGCGGCACATTAA
- a CDS encoding anhydro-N-acetylmuramic acid kinase, with product MSLLSPLTAIGLMSGTSLDGVDAALIQTDGTRIFRHGPALTVPYTAELRARLRRILDEAPQLASSDPALLSAEHDLTKVHAIAVEKLRQMAPDMPADLIGFHGQTILHQPGRTWQIGNAIALSSATDLPVIHDFRSADVHAGGEGAPLAPLYHAALLHDQPRPVAILNIGGVANLTLLTSTGEILACDTGPGNALLDDWTFRHTGIPYDKDGRLARSGKVSASILKQLVAHPFFSKPAPKSLDRLSFHTALQNIAALSPADGAATLVAFTAETIARTPLPEQPQAWFVCGGGRHNSAIMEALTQRLPGQVSPAEILGWNGDALEAECFGFLAVRSLYGFPLSLPSTTGVPAPQQGGRLSCGGITPWKAKAVLNTKLQYNIA from the coding sequence ATGTCTTTGCTTTCTCCCCTTACCGCCATTGGGCTTATGAGTGGCACATCACTTGATGGCGTAGATGCAGCTCTCATACAAACTGATGGCACACGTATATTCCGGCACGGCCCAGCGCTGACCGTGCCTTATACGGCGGAATTACGGGCACGCCTGCGCCGCATACTGGATGAAGCTCCTCAGCTTGCGTCTTCTGATCCTGCATTACTGTCTGCAGAACATGATCTGACAAAGGTGCATGCCATAGCTGTTGAAAAACTGCGCCAAATGGCACCTGATATGCCAGCCGATCTTATTGGCTTTCATGGTCAGACCATTCTGCACCAGCCTGGGCGCACATGGCAGATTGGCAATGCCATTGCGCTTTCTTCTGCTACAGATTTGCCTGTTATCCATGACTTTCGCAGCGCTGATGTACACGCAGGCGGAGAAGGTGCTCCGCTGGCCCCCTTATATCATGCAGCCCTTTTGCACGATCAGCCACGCCCTGTTGCAATCCTGAATATTGGAGGCGTTGCTAATCTTACTCTGCTGACCTCAACAGGTGAGATTCTGGCCTGTGATACAGGCCCCGGCAATGCTCTGCTGGATGACTGGACTTTCCGCCATACTGGCATCCCCTACGATAAAGATGGGCGCTTGGCACGCAGCGGTAAAGTGTCTGCATCTATTCTGAAGCAGCTCGTAGCACATCCATTTTTTAGCAAACCAGCCCCTAAATCTCTCGACAGGCTAAGCTTTCATACAGCCTTGCAAAATATTGCTGCGCTCTCCCCGGCAGATGGAGCTGCCACACTGGTTGCCTTTACTGCGGAAACCATTGCCCGCACGCCTTTACCAGAGCAGCCTCAAGCATGGTTTGTGTGTGGCGGCGGCCGACATAACTCTGCTATTATGGAAGCACTTACTCAACGGTTACCCGGCCAAGTCTCTCCGGCAGAAATTCTTGGATGGAATGGGGATGCGCTGGAAGCCGAGTGCTTTGGATTTTTGGCTGTAAGAAGCCTGTATGGGTTCCCTTTATCACTTCCATCCACCACAGGTGTACCTGCCCCTCAACAAGGTGGCCGGTTAAGTTGCGGCGGCATTACACCATGGAAGGCGAAAGCTGTTTTAAACACGAAATTGCAGTATAATATTGCCTAA
- a CDS encoding DUF3311 domain-containing protein, translating to MTGFSVMKYLNLLLALPFLGLLWTPLYNRHDPVLWGFPFFYWYQFAWVPVTSALIWIVWKKGQNT from the coding sequence ATGACCGGGTTTTCTGTAATGAAATATCTGAACCTCCTACTCGCCCTGCCCTTTTTAGGGTTACTTTGGACGCCCCTGTATAATAGGCACGATCCTGTTTTGTGGGGTTTTCCATTTTTCTACTGGTACCAATTCGCATGGGTACCAGTAACGTCTGCTCTTATCTGGATTGTCTGGAAAAAGGGGCAAAACACATGA
- a CDS encoding sodium:solute symporter family protein: MSTINPWALGVFVFFFAATIVVGSSIQWIRGLFHAKRDTDSHEEWSLGGREFGPWVTWFLVGGDFYTAYTVIAVPALVYAAGAYGFFALPYTIIVYPFIFLVMPKLWKIARAGGHATAADIVKARFNSRALEVIIALTGLVAVMPYIALQLIGIRTVVQALGLPGDLPLIIAFISLAAYTWLGGLHAPALTAFIKDIMIYIAVLVAVTVIPLHTGGYSALFASAAHTDTVLKTGQSLPYATLALSSALAAFLYPHTLTGILASRSADTIKQNAVFLPAYTIVLGLIAMLGFMAHAAGINTTNTSMVVPMLFQSVFPAWFAGFCLAAIAVGALVPAAVMAIGAANLVTNNLLPPQANPVRTSRIVAFIVKIGALICVLFLNAQFAIDFQLLGGVFILQTFPALILGLFRVRFSAVAMLTGWAVGTVFGVSICWMDGLKPIHPVNLGLFSGNISTGLLSLVINIAIVALVSVMAPAKQNIPANTTV, encoded by the coding sequence ATGAGCACCATAAACCCTTGGGCGCTTGGCGTTTTTGTTTTCTTTTTTGCCGCGACCATTGTTGTTGGCAGTTCCATACAATGGATACGCGGCCTGTTTCATGCCAAACGTGATACCGACAGCCATGAGGAATGGTCACTCGGTGGGCGAGAATTTGGGCCGTGGGTAACATGGTTTTTGGTGGGAGGAGACTTTTACACCGCTTATACGGTTATTGCAGTACCTGCGCTGGTATATGCGGCGGGAGCATATGGCTTTTTTGCGCTGCCTTATACCATTATTGTTTATCCCTTCATTTTTCTTGTTATGCCAAAGCTTTGGAAGATTGCGCGCGCAGGCGGGCACGCAACAGCGGCAGATATTGTAAAGGCACGCTTTAACAGCCGGGCACTGGAAGTGATTATTGCCTTAACCGGGCTGGTAGCGGTTATGCCTTATATTGCGCTCCAGCTTATTGGTATCCGTACTGTGGTGCAGGCTTTAGGATTACCGGGCGATCTACCACTCATTATCGCCTTTATTTCCCTAGCCGCTTACACATGGTTGGGAGGGCTACATGCTCCGGCACTTACGGCCTTTATCAAGGATATTATGATCTATATTGCCGTGCTGGTAGCGGTAACTGTTATACCCCTACACACCGGCGGTTACAGTGCCCTGTTTGCCTCTGCGGCACATACAGATACGGTGCTTAAAACCGGGCAAAGCTTACCTTATGCTACCCTTGCGCTTTCTTCCGCTTTAGCTGCATTTTTATATCCTCATACACTTACGGGTATTCTGGCGTCTCGTTCAGCAGATACCATCAAACAGAATGCTGTTTTCTTACCCGCATACACCATTGTATTGGGGCTTATAGCCATGCTGGGCTTTATGGCGCATGCGGCTGGCATTAACACCACCAATACCTCCATGGTTGTGCCAATGCTGTTCCAAAGTGTATTTCCTGCATGGTTTGCCGGTTTTTGCCTTGCTGCCATTGCCGTAGGGGCATTGGTGCCTGCGGCCGTTATGGCAATTGGCGCGGCCAATCTGGTCACCAACAATTTGCTTCCCCCACAGGCAAATCCAGTACGCACCAGCCGCATTGTAGCTTTTATAGTAAAAATTGGCGCACTGATTTGCGTATTGTTCCTGAACGCGCAGTTTGCCATTGATTTCCAGCTTTTGGGAGGCGTGTTTATTCTACAAACATTCCCTGCGCTTATTCTGGGCCTGTTTCGTGTGCGCTTTTCTGCCGTCGCTATGCTGACTGGGTGGGCTGTAGGCACAGTTTTTGGTGTTAGTATTTGCTGGATGGACGGCCTAAAACCTATTCACCCCGTTAATCTGGGGCTATTTTCTGGCAATATTTCTACTGGCCTTCTTTCTCTGGTTATCAATATTGCCATAGTTGCACTTGTATCCGTGATGGCCCCCGCCAAACAGAATATCCCAGCTAATACAACTGTCTGA
- the alkB gene encoding DNA oxidative demethylase AlkB: protein MKDNRSVQMDFLLPDIRPNSVQLNAGAVLLPGFALHDAEACMLAVHRITQQAPFRKMYTPGGGQMSVAMTCCGPFGWVSTSQGYSYTRVNPFTDQPWPNMPTIFQTLAHKAAQKAGFAQFQPNACLINSYSPSARMGLHQDRDEGCTEQPVVSLSFGLEAVFLWGGLKRSDPTRQILLRDGDVLVWGGPDRLRFHGIKPIRAGTHARTGETRLNITFRFVAT, encoded by the coding sequence ATGAAAGACAATCGTTCCGTGCAAATGGATTTTCTTTTGCCAGATATCCGGCCAAACTCCGTGCAGTTGAATGCCGGAGCCGTATTATTGCCCGGTTTCGCTTTGCATGATGCTGAAGCCTGTATGCTGGCTGTTCACCGCATTACGCAGCAAGCGCCATTTAGAAAAATGTACACCCCGGGCGGAGGCCAGATGTCTGTTGCCATGACGTGCTGCGGCCCATTTGGATGGGTTAGCACATCACAAGGCTACAGCTATACCAGAGTAAACCCTTTTACTGACCAACCTTGGCCAAATATGCCTACCATTTTTCAAACTTTGGCGCACAAGGCTGCCCAAAAAGCTGGTTTCGCACAATTCCAGCCCAATGCCTGCCTTATCAATTCTTACAGTCCTAGTGCACGCATGGGCCTTCATCAAGACCGCGATGAAGGATGTACGGAACAGCCTGTGGTTTCTCTCTCATTTGGCTTGGAAGCGGTTTTTCTGTGGGGAGGGCTCAAAAGATCAGATCCTACTCGACAAATTTTGCTCAGGGATGGAGATGTTCTGGTGTGGGGTGGGCCTGATCGCTTACGCTTTCATGGCATAAAACCCATTCGGGCTGGCACACATGCCAGAACAGGAGAAACCCGCCTGAATATTACCTTTAGATTTGTGGCGACTTGA
- a CDS encoding serine hydrolase domain-containing protein, which produces MPSSFSRRILLTGAVSLFYSSTKKSMASDTQNNFTQVERIFQDAIKNGKTPGAVAAIAHKGQVVWKGVFGQRALVPHPEAMTWDTLFDMASLTKVLITAPAIMQLYERGLVQLDMPVCHYLPEFSGQGKQEITVRQLLTHYSGLPPDLDLSTPWIGRNTAIQMAFSCTPIHPAGEQFVYSDINFILLGLIVEKLSDLTLQDYATQNIFKPLGLKRTFFTPAPTLSSTIAPTQYDEKGNLLRGIVHDPTTRRMGGIAGHAGLFSCADDMTRYAIALLNKRAGCSSPFPLKAETLVMMSSPQQPAGKTDQRGLGWDIATHYSTPRGDYFPIGSFGHTGFTGTSLWLVPQTDSFVLILTNRVHPYGKGNVIVLRHDVASAAALALEHL; this is translated from the coding sequence ATGCCCTCTTCTTTTAGCCGTCGTATTTTGCTTACGGGAGCAGTAAGCCTATTCTATTCCTCAACAAAGAAAAGCATGGCATCCGATACCCAAAACAACTTTACACAAGTGGAACGCATTTTTCAGGATGCCATCAAAAACGGTAAAACACCGGGAGCCGTTGCCGCCATTGCCCATAAAGGCCAAGTGGTTTGGAAAGGTGTGTTTGGGCAACGCGCACTTGTACCTCATCCAGAAGCCATGACATGGGATACGCTGTTTGATATGGCGTCTCTTACCAAAGTGCTCATTACTGCTCCGGCCATCATGCAGTTGTATGAACGTGGATTAGTCCAACTAGATATGCCGGTTTGCCATTATCTTCCTGAATTTTCCGGACAAGGCAAACAGGAAATTACTGTTCGCCAGTTGCTCACGCACTATTCCGGTTTACCGCCAGATCTGGATCTTTCAACACCGTGGATAGGCCGTAATACAGCTATACAGATGGCATTTTCCTGCACGCCCATTCATCCTGCGGGAGAGCAGTTTGTTTACAGTGATATCAACTTTATCCTGCTTGGGCTGATTGTAGAAAAGCTCTCTGACCTGACCCTACAAGACTACGCAACACAAAATATTTTCAAACCACTGGGCCTAAAAAGAACCTTTTTTACTCCAGCCCCCACACTTTCCAGCACAATTGCCCCTACTCAGTATGATGAAAAGGGAAACCTTCTCCGTGGTATCGTACATGATCCCACAACACGCCGGATGGGAGGTATCGCAGGTCATGCAGGATTATTTTCCTGCGCGGATGATATGACACGCTACGCCATTGCGCTGCTCAACAAACGCGCCGGGTGTTCTTCTCCTTTTCCACTTAAGGCAGAAACACTGGTCATGATGTCATCCCCGCAGCAACCTGCGGGCAAAACCGATCAACGAGGTTTAGGGTGGGATATTGCCACTCATTATTCTACCCCGCGAGGTGATTACTTTCCCATAGGATCGTTTGGCCATACCGGTTTTACGGGTACATCTCTGTGGTTAGTGCCGCAAACAGATAGCTTTGTTCTGATTTTAACAAACAGGGTTCACCCATACGGAAAGGGCAATGTTATTGTCTTACGGCATGATGTTGCTTCTGCGGCAGCTTTGGCTTTAGAGCACCTTTGA